The DNA region tcatattttctttgactgcttttttttctcaagctTGTAGGTACAAATTGTTCTCAGTTTTCAACTTGTGGTGGGTTTTCTCTTCAACAATggctaaaaaaaacatgcagATTTTTTTTGGGTACATGTTCTTACTTTTATACACATGAAGATTATAATTAGTAAAAGGGTATTTACATCTATGCCAATACAGagcatgaaaagaaaatcaaatacataaaattcttccaattttttacAAGTTTCTCTATCCCATCGTTTTGAcagtctctctctctacatgatattaatttgaattggaaTGTTTTCATATTTCCTTTGGGTCagtttttgtcttcttttgcTTTGCAATCaacttctctttttgtttctctcggagttattttttagtattagTCTCTTTTTGTACGTTAATCTTTCTCTAACGAGTACCCCAATTATCTCCTAGTGATTTCAATACCAAGATGATAAAAGAAAACGCTAAAATTTCATCCAgtcaaaatgaattaaatataaaatcacTGACAAAAATAGGTAAAAACCTTAAACATCAGAACCAGCCAAAGAGGCAATTCCATCTGAGATTCCGTTCGAAGAAGTGTTTCAGCAACAATAATAGGCAATCTAGCGTTGAAACCTTTATATTTTTCCTGCAAATTGAAGATATGAATTATTAAgatagagaaaataataagtataaatgcagagaagaaaaaaatgacaaaacaGAAGCAGGAACAATAAACAACATGAATTgtacaagaaaaaataaaacgattCCAGCATCTGCTGCTTAGTTTCCTTAATAAGCGACTGAATAAACTTTAGACCTTTAGTCTTTACCAAaaaagagtatatatatacatatagtgAAAATGCATGAATAAATTGTTTGAGCTGTTAATGAACCTGTATATCTAGTGTTaatctcttccttctttcttttcctttatagcTAATAATCTATTCTACTTCGCTCTTGCGAAATAGAATAACAACTTGCTGGTAAAAGATTTCCTCCTAATTTACTATCTAAACATCATTTTCCTGTCTTGTAAAATTCAAAGTTGCAATTGAATCATACACCAaggaccttttttttttaaaaaaaaaacacgaaaCAGTGTATATACCAGGCCAAATATTACCCTGAAGAccaattaagatttaaaaaaaaaatcagatgaCAGAAGTATCAGGGAATATCTTAAGCTGCATTCATGACATAATATGAAGGTACGTACAAGATAAAGTTCCAGAGTCTCCCAATGGCCATTTCCACTGAGATGCTGACTACTAGGAAGCACATCAAGTGAACCATGAACGTCATTTTGCCCATTTGGGGATACCAATAGAAGACTACTTATTCTGGGATCATTCCTGAAGTCACACAAAAGCCCAAAATGAATTGGATACAAGTTAAGAATTAAGTTTCTTACTTGTGGAACTAACAAGCAATAGGAAACATTAACTGAAACGATTTGACTCATAAAATGACGTTTGGCTTACCGAACCCCAGATGAACTTAATCTACTAGGACAGCATTTCAATGCCATGGCAGAGAAAACTCTTTCCAACTCCCTGAGTCAACAAAGTTCAAGATTTGCAATTCTCAGCAGAATCAATAGATTTATGTTGTAATGCAATTAGAGCATAAAAGATCAATACCTCTTTAATGCTGAATCTCTCCACAATTTTATAACAACAATAAATGCCATATCATAAAAATTGTTCTGGACCAGAAGATCAACCAACTCTGAAGGGGCCTCATGAATCCCTGACAAACGGCAGTCTGCAAAACATTTAAGTAAATGCAATCTACAAATAGGTGCTTTAGTATATTAGATAGATTTAAAAGCTAAAGTTTCTAAACGaagtttttataataatttctcatcCTGCTTCAAGGAAAGCATAAAACAGAATAATACATATCCTTACCAGTGAATGGCCATTTGATATTTGCTAATGAAAGGAGATACTCTGATGAGGCTAGCACAAATTCATTTTCCAGTTGCTTCATATCAATATAAGAATTCCGCTTCTGAGGCTTCGTGTCATCTCTGGCAACtattccaaaaaaaagaagccatattttcaaacaaaacagaaaaacagaATGAATGGATAACtagataaatattttcaattgacacagtgaaaaataaataccattCAGAtccagaaaaaagaaagagaaaattagaaaatcgggaaatggaaaaatgcaCTAGGGAAATAAAAGAATTCATCAAGTAAAGCATTACTTACACTGTTCATCAACAGTTCTTTTAGCTTTCTTACTTGGGTACTGCTTACTCTGGATGGCATCTCTTTCAACCGGGGGTTCAATCCACGCAAAATTAGGATGAACAAGATGCAACGCATTGATAGCAGCAGAAAGGCCATTCAATCGTTCAAGCAGCAACGAGGAACTTAACTGGTTATCTCCTAGAGTTCCTTCCATTCTCAAACGAGCTGAATAAAGGTACATATAACTTGCTGCTTTTTGCCAATTATGTCGGCATATTTCAAAAGCATACAGTAACTTATACAAGCTTGGCTTTGATAAGAGATCAGAACGTTCAGCCTGCATTGTGATAAAGAAACCCTAGACATGAGTTGACAAGAAATAAAGCAACTTACTCAAGCTAATAAGATAAATAACATTGGCGACGAACATGCAAACTTCAAGCTTTACAGCTAAATACCTTCCATACAAGCTCCTGCTCTACCTTCTCTGCTAATCCAATGAATGGTAATTCACCACAACAAAGAATCTGTACAATTAACATAAAGAGATTCATTTACGCAGAGAAGAATGAAGGAAAATTTCTCGTTACTTCAGGAACATAATAGAAGATAACTATAACTATTGAACTACTagttagtaaatattaaagaaagtaTAAAAGATTGAAAGAGAATTATAGAAACTAATAaataccaaaaagaaaacactaaAACAGCAGAAAACATTGTCATTTGGAGGANCTAAAACAGCAGAAAACATTGTCATTTGGAGGAAATAGAGATCGTGTTCTTTATAGTCAATATCCATGGTGGACCATTGGGTTACTATAGAACAATTTATGTTATTTGAAGGCTGCACATGGACATACCATATGATAATTTGTACTTGAATCACAATCATATGAAGATTAAGTGTTTCTTAGATGCTGATCGGACAAGATCCAAGGTAAACAAAAGACCCACATCAAGATACCTTATCTTTGTTGGAGTTAATTTAGTTTCATGGAAGAGCAAGAATCAAATTGTGATCCCACCATCAAGTGCCAAATTAGAATACAACTCTATAGCACAATCTGTATGTGAAATAATGTGGGTGCCATAGCCTCTTAACTAACGCTTCAGTTTTGTAGTTCCAACTAACCTGAGGTGTAAAAACGAGCTTGCCCTTCATATTACATCCAATCGaatattttatgaacaaactaaacatattaaaattgattatcACGTTCATGAGAAAATATAAGGTCTGGTATCTGCCAAATATGTGAGACTGAAGAGCAATGGGGGATATTTTATGAAAGcttaaaataaagttcaaatagATTAACTACGTAACAAGTTGAGCTGATGAACATATATGCTTCAATGTGAGGGGGGAGTATTGAAGCAGTCAGCAGATCTTCCATACAATATTTCTTCCAAACCCGAACCATTCCGACGAGGGAGAAAATCTTAAACCACTAACATAAACACCTATTCAAACATTTATCAGATGTAAAACTGCACACCTAACAGGAAGAGATAATCCATTCACACTGTCACCAAAAGTTCTACATGGGCAAGAATAAGGAGCAACAAAACCATGTGTGTTTCTAAAGAAGAGAACATATTTTTTNNNNNNNNNNNNNNNNNNNNNNNNNNNNNNNNNNNNNNNNNNNNNNNNNNNNNNNNNNNNNNNNNNNNNNNNNNNNNNNNNNNNNNNNNNNNNNNNNNNNNNNNNNNNNNNNNNNNNNNNNNNNNNNNNNNNNNNNNNNNNNNNNNNNNNNNNNNNNNNNNNNNNNNNNNNNNNNNNNNNNNNNNNNNNNNNNNNNNNNNNNNNNNNNNNNNNNNNNNNNNNNNNNNNNNNNNNNNNNNNNNNNNNNNNNNNNNNNNNNNNNNNNNNNNNNNNNNNNNNNNNNNNNNNNNNNNNNNNNNNNNNNNNNNNNNNNNNNNNNNNNNNNNNNNNNNNNNNNNNNNNNNNNNNNNNNNNNNNNNNNNNNNNNNNNNNNNNNNNNNNNNNNNNNNNNNNNNNNNNNNNNNNNNNNNNNNNNNNNNNNNNNNGAGAAATCT from Cucurbita pepo subsp. pepo cultivar mu-cu-16 unplaced genomic scaffold, ASM280686v2 Cp4.1_scaffold000434, whole genome shotgun sequence includes:
- the LOC111785288 gene encoding nuclear pore complex protein NUP160-like, which gives rise to MNLFMLIVQILCCGELPFIGLAEKVEQELVWKAERSDLLSKPSLYKLLYAFEICRHNWQKAASYMYLYSARLRMEGTLGDNQLSSSLLLERLNGLSAAINALHLVHPNFAWIEPPVERDAIQSKQYPSKKAKRTVDEQFARDDTKPQKRNSYIDMKQLENEFVLASSEYLLSLANIKWPFTDCRLSGIHEAPSELVDLLVQNNFYDMAFIVVIKLWRDSALKRELERVFSAMALKCCPSRLSSSGVRNDPRISSLLLVSPNGQNDVHGSLDVLPSSQHLSGNGHWETLELYLEKYKGFNARLPIIVAETLLRTESQMELPLWLVLMFKDGRRAKTWGMTCEEANPASLFRLYVDYGRYTEATHLLLECMESFASMPPTDIINRKRPSSVCFPYNAVQNLWCKIDELIRSGHMVDACEKLRNLLHGALMNHLKLLKVDADDVISTIA